The Novosphingobium terrae genome has a window encoding:
- the manD gene encoding D-mannonate dehydratase ManD, with protein sequence MPIITGAKVIVTCPGRNFVTLKIETDEGVYGLGDATLNGRELSVASYLQDHIIPCLIGRDAHRIEDIWQYLYKGAYWRRGPVTMTAIAAVDTALWDIKGKIAGLPLYQLLGGASREGVMVYGHANGTSIEDTINVALEYQKQGYKAIRLQCGVPGMASTYGVSKDKYFYEPADSDLPTENVWNTSKYLRVVPELFKAAREALGWDVHLLHDIHHRLTPIEAGRLGKDLEPYRPFWLEDATPAENQEAFKLIRQHTTAPLAVGEIFNSIWDAKDLIQNQLIDYIRATVVHAGGITHLRRIAALADLYQIRTGCHGATDLSPVCMAAALHFDLSVPNFGIQEYMKHTAETDAVFPHAYTFADGMMHPGEKPGLGVEIDEELAAKYEYKRAFLPVNRLEDGTMYNW encoded by the coding sequence ATGCCCATCATCACAGGCGCCAAGGTCATCGTGACCTGCCCCGGCCGCAATTTCGTTACCCTCAAGATCGAGACCGATGAGGGCGTTTACGGGCTTGGCGATGCCACGCTCAATGGCCGCGAACTCTCGGTGGCGAGTTATCTGCAGGATCACATCATCCCCTGCCTGATCGGGCGTGACGCGCATCGCATCGAGGATATCTGGCAGTATCTCTACAAGGGCGCCTACTGGCGTCGCGGCCCCGTCACCATGACCGCCATTGCCGCGGTCGACACGGCGCTGTGGGACATCAAGGGCAAGATCGCCGGCCTGCCGCTCTACCAGCTGCTGGGCGGGGCGAGCCGCGAGGGCGTGATGGTCTATGGCCACGCCAATGGCACCAGCATCGAGGATACGATCAACGTCGCGCTGGAGTATCAGAAGCAGGGTTACAAGGCGATCCGCCTGCAATGCGGCGTGCCGGGCATGGCCAGCACCTATGGCGTCTCGAAGGACAAATATTTCTACGAGCCCGCTGACTCCGATCTGCCCACGGAAAACGTGTGGAACACCAGCAAATATCTGCGCGTGGTGCCCGAACTCTTCAAGGCCGCGCGCGAGGCTTTGGGCTGGGATGTTCATCTGCTGCATGACATCCACCACCGCCTCACCCCCATCGAGGCGGGCCGTCTGGGCAAGGATCTGGAGCCCTACCGCCCCTTCTGGCTGGAAGACGCCACCCCTGCCGAAAATCAGGAGGCCTTCAAGCTGATCCGCCAGCACACCACTGCGCCGCTGGCCGTGGGCGAGATCTTCAACTCGATCTGGGACGCCAAGGATCTGATCCAGAACCAGCTGATCGACTATATCCGCGCCACGGTGGTGCATGCGGGCGGTATCACTCATCTGCGCCGGATTGCGGCGCTGGCGGATCTCTATCAGATCCGCACCGGCTGCCATGGCGCCACCGATCTCTCGCCGGTCTGCATGGCCGCTGCGCTGCATTTCGACCTCTCGGTGCCCAATTTCGGCATTCAGGAGTATATGAAGCACACGGCGGAGACCGATGCCGTCTTCCCCCATGCCTACACCTTTGCAGACGGCATGATGCACCCGGGCGAGAAGCCGGGCCTCGGCGTGGAGATCGATGAAGAGCTGGCCGCAAAGTATGAATACAAGCGCGCCTTCCTGCCGGTGAACCGGCTGGAAGATGGCACGATGTACAACTGGTAA
- a CDS encoding glycoside hydrolase family 3 N-terminal domain-containing protein, producing MIRRQVLGGLLASSAMLAASRAGAAATRPLYKDAAAPVDLRVRDLLSRMTLEEKVGQIIALWATKAQVMDDLTFSPKKASAAYPASFGQITRPSDRRGAPNGSTQAGGVGARWRTPADTVSFINAVQTWARNETRLGIPVLFHEEALHGYMATDATMFPMAIGLAGSFDRQLMHDVQSVIAREVRARGVHLALSPVVDIARDPRWGRIEETYGEDPYLCGEMGVSAVLGLQGEGRELPPGKVFATLKHMTGHGQPQSGDNIAPAPISQRELRENFLPPFREVVKRTGIGAVMPSYNEIDGVPSHQNRWLLTQVLRGEWGFDGAVISDYGAVPELDTIHHVAADLEAAARHALAAGVDCELPDGLAFRTLVQQVREGKVPQAAVDTACARMLTLKFRAGLFENPFVDKEFDRITGNAEARALALKAAHRSIVLLKNDGILPLTPGAHKRVAVIGPNAAVARLGGYSSTPRQAVSLLEGVKAHLAGKAQVEFAQGVFITQSEDRSSDEVLLADPARNRDLIAEAVKLAQTSDIILLAIGDTEQTSREGFAKNHLGDRTSLDLVGEQNDLFAALKATGKPVVVCAINGRPPSYPAVAAGANALLECWYPGQEGGTAMTDILFGAVNPGAKLPVTVARNAGQIPIFYNRKPSARRGYVFEDISPLYPFGFGLSYTSFEMSKPRLSAPQIGTQGQVMVSVDVRNTGSRAGDEVVQLYIHDQVASVTRPIKELKGFERVTLAPGESREVRFTLGPDAFSLWDLNMVERVEPGRFDIMVGPDSETLQTVTLDIV from the coding sequence ATGATCCGGCGGCAAGTTCTGGGCGGGCTGCTGGCCAGCAGCGCGATGCTGGCGGCCAGCCGTGCGGGTGCGGCGGCGACGAGGCCGCTCTACAAGGATGCCGCTGCGCCGGTGGATCTGCGGGTGCGCGATCTGCTCTCACGCATGACGCTGGAGGAGAAGGTCGGGCAGATCATCGCGCTTTGGGCCACCAAGGCGCAGGTGATGGATGATCTCACCTTCTCGCCTAAGAAGGCCAGCGCGGCCTATCCGGCCAGCTTCGGCCAGATCACCCGGCCTTCGGACCGGCGCGGGGCGCCCAATGGCTCGACACAGGCGGGCGGCGTGGGCGCGCGCTGGCGCACGCCTGCCGATACGGTCAGCTTTATCAACGCTGTGCAGACATGGGCGCGCAACGAAACGCGCCTCGGCATTCCGGTGCTGTTCCATGAGGAAGCGCTGCATGGCTATATGGCGACTGACGCCACCATGTTCCCCATGGCCATCGGTCTGGCGGGCAGCTTCGACCGGCAGTTGATGCATGATGTCCAGTCGGTGATCGCGCGCGAGGTGCGGGCGCGCGGCGTGCATCTGGCGCTCTCGCCGGTGGTGGACATCGCCCGCGATCCGCGCTGGGGCCGCATCGAGGAAACCTATGGCGAGGACCCCTATCTCTGCGGGGAAATGGGCGTCTCCGCCGTGCTGGGCCTGCAGGGTGAGGGGCGTGAGCTGCCCCCGGGCAAGGTGTTCGCCACGCTCAAGCATATGACCGGCCACGGCCAGCCCCAGAGCGGCGACAACATCGCCCCCGCGCCGATCTCGCAGCGCGAATTGCGCGAGAACTTCCTGCCGCCCTTCCGAGAGGTTGTAAAACGCACCGGCATCGGCGCGGTGATGCCCAGCTACAATGAGATCGACGGCGTGCCCAGCCATCAGAACCGCTGGCTGCTCACGCAGGTGCTGCGTGGCGAATGGGGCTTCGATGGCGCGGTGATCAGCGATTACGGCGCGGTGCCGGAGCTGGATACGATCCACCATGTGGCCGCCGATCTGGAAGCGGCGGCGCGTCATGCTCTGGCGGCGGGCGTCGATTGCGAGCTGCCCGATGGGTTGGCGTTCCGCACGCTGGTGCAGCAGGTGCGCGAGGGCAAGGTCCCGCAGGCAGCGGTGGACACCGCCTGCGCGCGTATGCTTACCCTGAAATTCCGCGCCGGGCTGTTTGAAAACCCCTTCGTCGACAAGGAATTCGACCGGATCACCGGCAATGCCGAGGCCCGCGCTCTGGCGCTGAAGGCGGCGCATCGCTCGATCGTGCTGCTCAAGAACGATGGCATTCTGCCGTTGACGCCCGGTGCTCACAAGCGTGTGGCGGTGATCGGGCCGAATGCCGCCGTGGCGCGTCTGGGCGGTTACAGCAGCACGCCGCGTCAGGCGGTATCGTTGCTGGAAGGCGTGAAGGCCCATCTGGCAGGCAAGGCGCAGGTGGAGTTTGCCCAAGGCGTCTTCATCACCCAGAGCGAGGACCGCTCCAGCGACGAAGTGCTGCTGGCCGATCCTGCCCGCAACCGCGACTTGATCGCCGAGGCGGTCAAGCTGGCCCAGACATCCGACATCATCCTGCTGGCCATCGGCGACACCGAGCAGACCAGCCGCGAGGGCTTCGCCAAAAACCATCTGGGCGACCGCACCAGCCTCGATCTGGTGGGCGAGCAGAATGATCTCTTCGCCGCGCTCAAGGCTACGGGCAAACCTGTGGTGGTCTGCGCGATCAATGGCCGCCCGCCCAGCTATCCTGCCGTGGCGGCAGGCGCCAACGCTCTGCTGGAATGCTGGTATCCGGGGCAGGAGGGCGGCACGGCCATGACCGATATCCTGTTCGGCGCGGTCAATCCCGGTGCCAAGCTGCCCGTCACCGTGGCGCGCAATGCGGGGCAGATCCCCATCTTCTACAACCGCAAGCCCAGCGCCCGGCGAGGCTATGTTTTTGAAGACATTTCGCCGCTGTATCCCTTCGGCTTCGGCCTCTCCTACACCAGCTTCGAGATGAGCAAACCGCGCCTTTCCGCGCCGCAGATCGGCACGCAGGGGCAGGTGATGGTCAGCGTCGATGTGCGCAACACCGGTTCCCGCGCGGGCGATGAGGTGGTGCAGCTTTACATCCATGATCAGGTGGCCTCCGTCACCCGCCCCATCAAGGAATTGAAGGGCTTCGAGCGCGTCACCCTGGCGCCGGGCGAAAGCCGTGAGGTGCGCTTCACCCTCGGCCCCGATGCCTTCTCGCTGTGGGATCTGAACATGGTCGAGCGCGTCGAACCCGGCCGTTTCGACATCATGGTCGGGCCAGACAGCGAAACCCTGCAAACCGTTACTCTCGACATCGTCTGA